TGTACAGCGTCTTGTGTGTCATCGACGCGCGCCTGTTCCTGATGGTGACATACGTAATCAAGAAGGCCGTTCACGATTGGAACGATGAGCGTGCCGCTGTCATAATGAGAAATTGCCGCAAAGCCATGCAGCCAAACGGGAAGGTGCTCCTGGCCGAGACGCTTGTGCCGTCGGGCGAGGAACCCGACCGCATCAAGAGTATCGACGTGGTCATGCTCGCCGTCACCGGCCGCCTGGAGAGGACGTAGGCACAGTTTGCAAGCCTGTTCGACGCCGCCGGGCTACGGCTTGAACGAGTGATTCAGACCAGAGGACCCACTTCCATTCTTGAGGCGTCTCCGGCCTACGGATGAAGGTCTCCCCGAGCGAGTTTAATGGGTATTGAGCCTGGTACCTGGCTAGCTTGCTTAAGCCGTAGGCGAAAACGGAACGCTGCGGGGACGCACTCGTCCGACCGGACAAGGTGTATTGCAGACCCTGATCGCTCGCTCATGAACTTGTGCCGTTTCGGCTTTTCGGCGCTTTTTTGGGTGTTCTGTTTGCGGTGTTTTTTGCTATGGTTCCCGCTAGCCCGGGACAACCGGACCCCATCGCCGAGCCCCCCGCCGGAAAAGGTAGACCAGCTTATCAAACTTGCTCGCCGATCCCTCGGCATCACGCTTGGAGGTAAGTGATGAACACAAGGCAAATCGTTCGCTGGTCGCGCATAGCGGCCCTCGCGACACTCGTTAGCGCGCTGTCATTCGCGGCGCAGGCACAGGACTATCAAGCCGCGGTGAATGCGGCGCTGGCCAAGTACAAGGATCTCAAGGAAGGCAAGAACGCCGACTACATTCCCGCGTTAGCAAAAGTGGACTCGAATATCTACGGTATCGCCTTGGTCACCGTGGACGGCAAGGTGTATAGCGCCGGCGATCTCACCTCGGAAGTTTCAATCCAGTCGATCTCCAAGGTCTTTACAATGGCAAAGGTGATGGAGGAACAGGGACCCGAAGCTATCGCCAACAACATGGGCGTGGATGCGACCGGACAAGCCTTCAATTCCATCGAAGCGGTTGAGCAATACAAGGGCTCGGAAATGAATGCCATGGTAAACCCCGGAGCCATCACGGCGACGAGCATGGTGTCCGGAAAATCGCGGGACGAAATTTGGAACAAGATTCTGAACTTCCATAGTGATTTCGCCGGTCGACCGCTCAAAGTCAATCAAGAGGTCTTTAAATCCGAAGCCGAGACCAATCAACGCAACCAAGCCATCGGCCGCCTGATGTACGCGTATGGACACATCAAGGCTAATCCGGATCAAGCCACCGACATCTACACCGAGCAGTGTTCCATCAGCGTAAACGTTAAGGATTTGGCGACGATGGCGGCGACGCTGGCCAATGGCGGTAAGAATCCGGTAACGGGCAAGCAAGTCATGAAAGCCGAAAACGTTCCCGAAGTGTTGGCGGTCATGGCCACTGCCGGACTGTACGACGATTCCGGCAAGTGGTTGTTCCGCACCGGCCTGCCCGCCAAGAGCGGCGTCGGCGGCGGCATCATCGCCGTCTCGCCGGGCAAGTTCGGCATCGCCGTGATCTCCCCCGCCGCTCGATGCCGCCGGCAACAGCGTCAAAGCCCAAAATGCCATCGCTGACATTTCTAACGCCGTCGGCGGCAATCCCTACGCGCCGAAGAAATAGCTACCGGCTGAGGATGGACCGACATAAGACCCATGGATGGTCCCGGCAAGACAGCGCGCGTCGCTGACTTGCCGGTGTTAGCGCAAAAGCGCCTCATCGCGCTTGAGGAATTCGCGTATGTGTCCAAGCAATTCGCAATCGCGGATCGTAATGTCAACGGCGGTCGTCATGTCCTTGCATCCCGTCCGTCGCGACCCCTTTTTGCAACAGAGCGTCCAAGCAGAGCCGTCGCCGGGTCTATCAGCAGCCTCGACGTTGGCGTGCCACAACGATCCAGAGAATGTGAACATATCGCCTTTGGTATAGCTACGGCCTGTTTGCCACGTGCCAGCATAACGGGGCGTGGACTGCTTCTCGATCTCGGCGAGACGCTCCTCGATGTTCACGGTGTACAGCCCGTCAGTCTCTCGGTAGATCCGGACGTGCTCTTCCAGCCAGTTGCACCATTGTCGTCCACATTGGGGTCGCCC
This genomic stretch from Nordella sp. HKS 07 harbors:
- a CDS encoding methyltransferase, which translates into the protein MNLIGQLSIAQRWHYVHLERLPETLVIYGKRLPGNFPPGRRLSGIELAGKALCGTRRSGQRREDAVAHALRLQRMNRLYSVLCVIDARLFLMVTYVIKKAVHDWNDERAAVIMRNCRKAMQPNGKVLLAETLVPSGEEPDRIKSIDVVMLAVTGRLERT
- the glsA gene encoding glutaminase A, whose translation is MNTRQIVRWSRIAALATLVSALSFAAQAQDYQAAVNAALAKYKDLKEGKNADYIPALAKVDSNIYGIALVTVDGKVYSAGDLTSEVSIQSISKVFTMAKVMEEQGPEAIANNMGVDATGQAFNSIEAVEQYKGSEMNAMVNPGAITATSMVSGKSRDEIWNKILNFHSDFAGRPLKVNQEVFKSEAETNQRNQAIGRLMYAYGHIKANPDQATDIYTEQCSISVNVKDLATMAATLANGGKNPVTGKQVMKAENVPEVLAVMATAGLYDDSGKWLFRTGLPAKSGVGGGIIAVSPGKFGIAVISPAARCRRQQRQSPKCHR